In Thiofilum sp., the genomic window AAACACAAGGATCATGTAATAGACTTTATGAATGAAGCACGCAAACTAGGAGCAATTTTTGCTTTAGATGATTTTGGGAGTGGCTATGCTTCTTTTGGTTATTTACAGCATTTTTACTTTGATATAATAAAGATTGACGGCGACTTGGTAAAAGAGATTGAATATAATGAAACCATGTTAACTATGGTAAAATCTATTCAATCTCTAGCCATTGCATTGAAAGCTATTACTGTTGCTGAGCAAGCCAACTCTAAGGAAGCTATTCTTATATTAAAAAATATTGGCGTTCATTATATACAGAGTAACTATACCTATCCTGTAACGCATATGGATAATATTACTCTAGATCATTTTAACAGAAGCCTAGCTGACCTACCTGAAAAACAAACCATTATCGAATAAGCATTTATTCATTGTTCAAGCGATTAATAATTGATAGCAAGTACTATTTGAAAATGCTCTTTACCACCATTTGAGGTTTTTACCCAAAAATTCTTAGCTAAAAAATAGTTGTGCTCATTACTTTGCAGATAAACATCATCACCTAGAGCATGAGCTTTTAGCTCTTTTTGATAATCAGGCATAGAAGATAAAGTGCTCCAAGTAACTTTACTACTCGCTACATTGATCACATAGGCATAACCTTGACCACCGTTTAGTGCATGGGTCTGAATCAGCTCAGATAGACTATCAGCCATATTTTTATCTGCTATAAATCCTTGGTTAGATTGATACTCTAAATGCCCTAATACGGTATAAAGCAAAGGCTCCGATTTATTTTTCAGCAATACTGCATCAACCGTAGTATTAGCAGCCCAACCACTTTCTAATCTAAATAAAGCTAAACTTAGCATTACTATTGCGACGATATATTTCATATTCTCCACCCTTAAATCTAAATTAATCAATTAACTAACTACCGGTTAGTTGATATTAATAAGTATCTCTTCTAAAAAATTTCAGTCTATTACTCAGCACATTCGCATTTGTATAATTTTTAATTATAGGTAATAAATTATGAAATACTGAACCAAAAATGAAGTAACCATTTATAAGTTACCGTCACATTGTTTTAAAGAATGCTTCACTACGAGTATAAAACCCTGTAATCAATTACTTAGGGTAAAAAACCTCCTTTTTCACACTAACTTGAGACATTAACAATTAATAAAAAGTTAAAATGAGTGGTTTTTAATCACAATAGACCTTTTTTAGCACTAAGCAACTCACCCATATTAACCCCATATTCAGCTAAGGCTTTAGATCGCTCGGTTCTCAGTCACCTAGCGTCACATGGAAAATCATCCATAAAAATTTAAAAACCGCTAGAATTCTTATAATTTACGATAAGCTGTAACGTAATTTTGATGGATAACACTCTTATGTCGAAAGCTTACTATCACATGGCTAGCCTTGAGCATTTGATGCAACGTGAAACTCACTATTTTAGTCAATACCATCCTCAATGTGCTCAACTCGCTCAACAAGCCAGCCAATACCTTTATCAAGGCGTGCCTATGCATTGGATGTCGGATTGGCCAACTCCGTTCCCCTTATTTGTCTCCAAAGCACTGGGAGCAGAGTTTTGGGATGTAGAGGGTCAGCGTTATGCTGATTTTTGTTTAGGTGATACGGGAGCGATGTTTGGTCATTCCCCTGAGCCGGTAGCTCAAGTGGTTAATACCAATGCTTCTTTAGGATATACCACTATGCTACCTAGCATTGAATCTATTCAGGTTGGAGAGGCATTAAGTCAGCGTTTTGGCCTACCTTTTTGGCAAATAGCTACCACTGCCACCGATGCGAATCGCTGGGCTTTACGCTGGGCGCGTGCTGTGACGGGGCGTCACATTATTTTAGTATTTGATGGTTGCTATCATGGAACCGTCGATGAAACCATGGTGCGTCTGCATCAAGGCAAGACCACTCACCGCAGTGGTCTTATGGGGCAGGCTCTGGATTTGACTCAATACATGCGTGTTGTTGAGTTTAATAATCTTCCCGCACTAGCCAACGCTTTAGCGACTAATGATGTAGCTGCTGTCTTGTGTGAACCGGCTATGACCAATATTGGAATGGTACTACCTGATGAAGGTTTCCATACCGAACTCAGACGCTTGACACGCGAACACGGCACATTACTGATCATTGATGAAACTCATACCATTTCTACAGGAATGGGTGGCTATACTAAAACCTTTGGCTTAGAGCCGGATTTATTTGTGTTGGGTAAACCGATTGCAGGGGGCTTACCTGCTTCAGTCATGGGGGTTAGTGCCGAGGTAGCAGACAAAATGCAGCATGCTCAGCGCAATCGCCCGCATAATCCCGCAGGTAACGGTCATGGGCATAGTGGTATGGGTACGACCCTATCCGCCAATATGTTCACTATGCGAGCCATTAAAGCTAATTTAGATCAAGTGATGACGGCAGACGCTTATGCCACTATGATCCCTAAAGCCGAATATTTGGCGCAGCGCTTACGCGAAATTATTCAAGCTGAGTCTATGCCTTGGTGTATTACGCAAATGGGGGCACGCGTAGAGTTTCAATTTTGTCCCACACCACCGCGCACAGGACGCGAGGCTGAACAAGCTTTTGACGATGCCTTAGAGCAATGTATTCATCTCTATCTGCTCAATCGCGGCGTGATGATTACGCCGTTTCACAACATGATGCTCTGTTGCCCCGACACTACGACAGAGGATATTGATGCCCTAGTGAATGCTTTACATGAATTTATTCAAGAGCTTAAAGCATAAAATAACCGTCACTACCGTATCACAGTAGAGTCCCTTAAAGATGGGTCTCTACTATACTGGCTTAATATGTTAAGCGCTATGTTTGCCCAAATAACTAAATGTCCACAACATCGCAGCAATAAATAGCCCCACATACACCCAAGGCAAACCGACTAACCAAGGAATTAAGCGTTGCCAACCCATCCAATGTGCCATCCAAGCTCCAATACCCGACACCCCAAACATAATGGGAACTGCAAAAGCGGCTAACAATAAATAAGCTGCCCAAGACACCTGCATATTAGCAATGCTCATTACACTGCCCATTGCCAAAAATAAACCTGCTCCCACCCCTAATACCGCTATAATGGTATTAATCCATAATAACCCCATCACTGCCCCCCTTACTTAAACCATAGAATCTATCTTATTCATTACTGTTACCCTTTATACTTTACAACGAAAGACTTAGAGCATAACTAAGATTTTGAACTTATAATCACTTCAAGCGCCTAGCAAGAAATACAGTATGAGTGCCTTATTATCAACAGCCTACCTTTCACCTGAAGAATATTTATACGGTGAGAATGATCGTGTGGAGGGTACACGTCATGAGTATGTGGCTGGTCAAGTGTATGCAATGATGGGAGCTAGCCGTGAACATAACCTACTCACGAGTAAGCTGTCTTTCACCTTAGGCTTACATCTACGCGGTAAACCTTGCCAAGTATTTCAATCCGATATGAAGGTGGGCATTCGCACTTTAAGCGCTGAATACTTTTACTATCCTGATGTACAAGTTACTTGTGCTGAAGAGCAAGAGCGCTACTACAATACCTCACCCTGCTTGATTATTGAGGTGCTTTCAGACAGCACCGCCCGCACCGATAGAACTGAAAAATTAGCCCACTATCGTCTGCTGCCCTCTTTGCAAGAATATATGTTGTGCTCACAAGACTTCCCCGCCATTGAACTTTATCGGCGCAGTACCGACTGGAAAGTGGAGCGCTTTATAGCAGGACAAAGCGTTACACTGGATTCTATCCAATTAGAGCTTAAAGTGAGTGATCTCTATGGCTTCTTACTCACCCCAGAAACCAACAATGCTCCCCAAGACTCGGCATCCTAAACAGGGCACTGTTTAAAAAATTGAAGCGGGGCGCTATAGGGTATTTCACTCGGTGGTGGCGATTTTAAAATGTGTTTTTTCATCTTACCCATCACATGCATTTCACACGGGCGACATTCAAATTTTAAGGTATAGGTTTCATTGCCCGATTTTAAGATCATAGGGTCTGCTTTAATTTGACCCATCACACCCTGCACTCCCTTCGCTTGCTTGGGACACAAATTAAACGAAAAGCGCAGGCAATGCTTAGTGATCATGACGCTCACCTCCCCCGCTTCCTCATGTGCTTCATAGGCTGCATCAATTACTTCAACCCCATGCTTGTGATAAAACTGCCAAGCCAGTGAGTTATACACATTAGCTAAATAGCTCAAGGTCTTTTCAGGATAAGGCACAGGTGGCTCAAGAGCGGCTTTACGAGTGGGACGAATCCAAGCCTTAAGTCGTGCCTGCTCCAAGCGCTCAATCGCTTCACGCCTTAAAGCATTTAAGCTTGAAGCTGGAATAAACCACGCTTGGGATAAATCGAGAACGATCTCTTGTGGGGCAAAAATAGTATTACCGAATTTGGCTAGATTATCGCGTAAAGTGCTCCATGCTTTAGTTGCATCCCGTGCGGGTTCTAACGCTTGGTTTAAAGTAGCACTCGCGCTTATCCCATCGGCATCGGTCAGTGTCAAAGTTAAACCCTTAGGCACTCCGCTCAATTTAACCCACACATCAATGTTGCGCTCGGCGGAAGGTTTTAA contains:
- a CDS encoding aspartate aminotransferase family protein; translation: MSKAYYHMASLEHLMQRETHYFSQYHPQCAQLAQQASQYLYQGVPMHWMSDWPTPFPLFVSKALGAEFWDVEGQRYADFCLGDTGAMFGHSPEPVAQVVNTNASLGYTTMLPSIESIQVGEALSQRFGLPFWQIATTATDANRWALRWARAVTGRHIILVFDGCYHGTVDETMVRLHQGKTTHRSGLMGQALDLTQYMRVVEFNNLPALANALATNDVAAVLCEPAMTNIGMVLPDEGFHTELRRLTREHGTLLIIDETHTISTGMGGYTKTFGLEPDLFVLGKPIAGGLPASVMGVSAEVADKMQHAQRNRPHNPAGNGHGHSGMGTTLSANMFTMRAIKANLDQVMTADAYATMIPKAEYLAQRLREIIQAESMPWCITQMGARVEFQFCPTPPRTGREAEQAFDDALEQCIHLYLLNRGVMITPFHNMMLCCPDTTTEDIDALVNALHEFIQELKA
- a CDS encoding Uma2 family endonuclease encodes the protein MSALLSTAYLSPEEYLYGENDRVEGTRHEYVAGQVYAMMGASREHNLLTSKLSFTLGLHLRGKPCQVFQSDMKVGIRTLSAEYFYYPDVQVTCAEEQERYYNTSPCLIIEVLSDSTARTDRTEKLAHYRLLPSLQEYMLCSQDFPAIELYRRSTDWKVERFIAGQSVTLDSIQLELKVSDLYGFLLTPETNNAPQDSAS